GACGAACGTCGACGCCGTCGACGCTACGGGTGCTCTCGTCGGTGCCTCCATCGCCCCCGGTCTCGAGGTGTCGCTCAACGCCCTCATCTCGGGGACTGCGGCGCTGCGTTGGGTCGACTTGACGCCCCCACCCGCCGCCATCGGACGCAACACCGTCGAAGCCATTCAGAGCGGGCTCTTGTTCGGACACGCCGGCATGGTCGACGGGCTCGTCGAGCGCTTCGTCGGGGAGCTGGGTGGCTCGCCGGCGGTCATCGCCACCGGCGGCCTCGCCTCTACCATCGTCCCCCACTGCCGCACCGTGTCGACGGTCGACCACGACCTGACCCTCGACGGGCTGCGGATCATCTACGAGATGAACATCGGAGCGTGACCATGGCGGACGACGAGGCGGCGATCGGCGCGGAGGCCGACGAGTCGGCGCTCGATCGGATCATGGCCGATCGTCAGGCCAGGGTCGATGCCGTCCGCGATGCTGGCGGCGACCCGTACCCGGTCAGGTTCGACCGGACCGCCGTCGCCGCCGACCTCCACGCAGAGCATGGCGGCCTCGACCCTCAGACCAACACCGGATCGAGCGTGGTGGTGGCCGGACGGGTCATGTCGAAGCGCGAGCTCGGCGCGGTGGCGTTCGCCGTTCTCCAGGACGGATCCGGTCGCATCCAGCTGTTCGCCGAGGAGAAGGTACTGGGGGAGCGCATGGCCGACTTCGCCGCTCTCGACGTGGGGGACTGGGTGGGTGCCTCGGGTGAGGTGGTGACCACCCGCACGGGGGAGCTGTCGGTGCGGGTAGATGACTTCACCCTGCTCTCCAAGGCCCTGCGCCCTCTGCCGGAGAAGTGGCATGGCCTCACCGACACCGAGCAGCGCTACCGCCGGCGGTACGTCGACCTGATGGTCAATCCGGACTCGATGCGGGTGGCGCGCGCCCGGGTGGCGACAGTCGCGTCGGTTCGGGACTCCCTGATCAGCCGTGGGTTCATCGAGGTCGAGACGCCGGTCCTCCACGACCTGCCGACCGGTGGGCTGGCCACGCCTTTCACCACCCACCATGCCGCGCTCGACCAGACGATGTACTTGCGGATCGCCCTGGAACTCCACCTCAAGCGGCTGGTCGTGGGTGGCATGGAGCGGGTGTTCGAGATCGGCCGCGTCTTTCGCAACGAGGGCCTATCGCCCCGTCACAACCCGGAGTTCACCATGCTCGAGGCCTATCAGGCTCTCGCCGACTACGGCGACATGGTCGACCTCACCGAGGCGATCGTGGTCGAAGCGGCCGAGGCGGTGGCAGGTACCACCAGGCTCACCTATCAGGGCCGCCCGCTGTCACTCACGGCTCCCTGGAAGCTCATCGACTACGTCGGGGCCACCACCGAGATCAGCGGCGTCGAGTGGGACCCGGTCATGCTGGTCGAGGACGCCCGCGCGGCCGCCGATACTGCTGGCATCGAGTACGACGGGTCCTGGGGCACCGGGCGGATCATCGCCGAGGCGTTCGAGCACTTCGTGGAGCCCACCCTCTGGGAGCCGACCGTGGTCCTCGACTTCCCCGAGGAGATCTCCCCGCTTGCCCGCCTCCACCGGTCTCGGCCCGGGCTCACCGAGCGATTCGAGGTGATCGTCGCCGGCCACGAGCTGGCGAACGCCTTCTCCGAACTCAACGACCCGGTGGATCAACGCCGTCGCTTCGAGGCACAGGCCGCCGCCCGCGCCGCTGGCGATACCGAGGCGCACCCGATGGACGAGGACTACCTGCGAGCCCTCGAATACGGCCTCCCTCCCACCGGCGGCATGGGGCTCGGCATCGACCGCCTGGTGATGCTCCTCACCGACCAGGCGGCGATCCGCGACGTACTGCTGTTCCCGCATCTCCGGAGGGAGAGCTAGAAACGTCTTCTACGCGCTGCGGGCCGCTTCGACTCGCTGGACCAGGTAACGACCGAGTCCGCCGAGCACGTCTCTTACCTGCCCGGTAGGTAGCGCGGCAACGGCCCGCTCGGCCCTTGCGATGTGGGCATCGACGTGGCTCAAGGCGATATCGACATGCCCTCCCTTGCGCACCAGGTCGATCACTTCGGCGACGGCATCGGGGTCGTACGGCTTGCCTCCCGACAGGAGGCGTTCGATGCGGTCACTGTCGTCACCTTGCGCCGCCAGGAGCACCGGCAGCGTGAAGGTTCCCTCGAAGATGTCGGAGCCTGCTGGCTTGCCGAGGAAGTCCTCGGTGGCCACGAGGTCGAGGATGTCGTCGGCCAGCTGGAACACCATCCCGACCTGGTAGCCCCAGGAGGTCGCGGTCTCGATCTCGGCCGGGGAGGCCCCACCGGCCATCGCGCCGAGGCGCGCCGAGGTCCGGATGAGGCTGGCGGTCTTTTTGTCGATCACCCGGAAGTAGTCGTCGGGATCGGTGTCGAGGCGGTTCGCCAGCGTCAGTTCGAGCATCTGGCCCTCACAGAGCAAGGCGTAGGTGCGCGCCAGCAGGGCCACCGCCTCGGTGCCCAGGGGTGCGGCGACCTCCGAAGCGCGAGCGAGCAGGAAGTCGCCAGCGAGGATCGCCACCGTGTTCGACCAGTTGGCATTCACCGAGTCGACTCCACGGCGACTGTCGGCCTCGTCGATCACGTCGTCGTGGTAGAGGCTCCCCACGTGGATGAGTTCCACCGCCACCGCCGCCTCTACCGGGTCGTTGCCAGCGACCGCGCCGAGCTCCGAGGTGACGAGAGCCAGCAGCGGCCGGTAACGCTTGCCGCCGCCCATGAGGTGCTGGAGGATGTCGGTGAGTCCGTCCTCCTCCGAGCTGGTGGCCTCGAGGAGCCGGTGTTCGACGGAGGCCATCCTCTTCCACACGCGGTCGATGGGGACCAGGTCCCGTATCGGCGGGGTGTTCATGGGTCAAGGGTACCGAGCCGCGACCAGCTACCAGCTTCCAGCTACCAGCTACCAGCTACCAGCTACCAGCCAGACTCTGAACCCTGTCGATGCGTGCCGGTAGCCGGTAGCCGGTAGCAGCGATGGCTCCTTCAGTTAGGGAAGCATTCGGCCGACGGATCTGTTACACCCGGTGTACCCGAGGCGCCGCATGAGGCTTGATCGGGGCCGCCGCTATAGTCGCTAGGGCGGTCCGGCGAGCCCGTCGGTACCCCAGGAACGGTCCGAGGAGTCACATTGTTCGAGCGTTTCACCGACCGGGCACGACGGGTCGTCGTCCTCGCCCAAGAGGAAGCCCGGCTCCTGAACCACAACTACATCGGCACCGAGCACATCCTGCTCGGCCTCATCCATGAGGGTGAGGGCGTCGCCGCCCGCGGTCTGGAGAGTCTCGGTATCTCGCTCGAGTCGGTCCGGAGCCAGGTCGTGGAGATCATCGGCCAGGGTGCTCAGGCCCCGAGCGGCCACATTCCTTTCACGCCCCGTGCCAAGAAGGTGTTGGAGCTCTCGCTGCGCGAGGCACTCCAGCTCGGCCACAACTACATCGGCACCGAGCACATCCTGCTCGGCCTCATTCGCGAGGGCGAGGGTGTCGCCGCTCAGGTGCTGCAGAAGCTCGGCGCCGAACTGCACAAGGTCCGCCAGACGGTCATCCAACTGCTCTCCGGCGCCCAGGGTGAAGACAGCGGCGAGGCGCCCACCGGTTCCTCGGGCAGGAGGGGCGAGTCGGCATCGGGTTCGACCGTTCTCGACCAGTTCGGTCGGAATCTGACCCAGTACGCCCGCGAGCGCAAGCTGGATCCGGTGATCGGCCGCCAGCGTGAGATCGAGCGAGTGATGCAGATCCTCTCGCGGCGCACCAAGAACAACCCGGTGCTCATCGGCGAGCCCGGCGTGGGCAAGACCGCCATCGTCGAGGGCCTCGCCCAGCGGATCATCGAAGGGGACGTCCCCGACACGCTCGCCGGCAAGCACCTCTACACGCTGGATCTGGGTGCCCTCGTCGCCGGATCACGGTACCGCGGCGACTTCGAAGAGCGACTCAAGAAGGTTCTGAAGGAGATCCGCACCCGCGGCGACATCATCCTGTTCATCGACGAGATCCACACCCTGGTCGGCGCCGGCGCCGCCGAAGGTGCCATCGACGCCGCCAGCATCCTCAAGCCGATGTTGGCCCGCGGAGAACTGCAGACGATCGGCGCCACCACGCTCGAGGAATACCGCAAGTACCTGGAGAAGGACGCGGCCCTGGAGCGCCGATTCCAGCCGATCCAGGTCGATGAGCCCAACGTCGCCGAGACCATTCAGATCCTGACCGGCCTGCGTGACAAGTACGAAGCGCACCATCGGGCCTCGTACACCGATGCTGCTCTGGTGTCGGCTGCCAACCTCGCCGACCGCTACGTCGCCGACCGCTTCCTCCCCGACAAGGCCATCGATCTCATCGACGAGGCCGGCAGCCGGATGCGTCTGCGCCGCAAGGCCGCCACGCCCGAGCTCGAGGACATCGAGAAGCGGCTCTCCGACGTTCGCGGCCAGAAGGAGGAGGCCGTCCAGTCGCAGCAGTTCGAACGCGCCGCCCAGCTGCGCGACCAGGAGCGCGAGCTCATCACCGATCGCACGGATCACGAGGCAGCGCTCGGCGAGGCCGAGGACGTGACCGGATCGATCATCGACGAGGAGCAGATCGCCGAGGTGCTGGCGCAGTGGACCGGGATCCCCGTCCAGAGCCTCACCGAGGAGGAGACCGCCAAGCTCCTGCGCATGGAGGAGGACCTCCACGAGCGGATCGTCGGCCAGCACGAGGCGATCCAGGCGGTCAGCCGGGCCATCCGTCGTACCCGTGCCGGGCTCAAGGACCCGAGGCGGCCTTCCGGGTCGTTCATATTCCTCGGACCCTCGGGGGTCGGCAAGACCGAGACCGCCAAGGCCCTCGCCGCTTTCCTGTTCGGCACCGAGTCGGCGCTCATACAGCTCGACATGTCCGAGTACATGGAGAAGCACACGGTGAGTCGCCTCGTCGGATCCCCGCCGGGGTATGTCGGCTATGACGAGGGTGGCCAGCTCACCGAGGCCGTGCGCCGCAAGCCGTTCTCGGTGGTGCTGTTCGACGAGATCGAAAAGGCGCACCCCGACGTTTTCAACACGCTGCTGCAGATCCTCGAGGACGGTCGCCTGACCGACGCGCAGGGCCGCACGGTCGACTTCAAGAACACTGTGATCATCATGACCTCGAACCTGGGTACTCAGGACCTGAAGCGAAAGGCGGTCGGGTTCTCCACCGACAGCGAGGCGGCGTCGTACGAGAAGATCAAGGAGCGGGTCACCGAGGCGCTCAAGAAGCAGTTCCGGCCCGAGTTCCTCAACCGGATCGACGAGGTCATCGTCTTCCACGAGCTCACCATGGACGAGGTCAAGGCGATCGTGGACCTGATGATCGTTCGCATCCGTGAGCAGCTGAAGTCGCAGGCCGTCGAACTGGTGCTCAGCGACGACGCCAAGGCGTTCCTCGCCGGCCAGGGCTACGACCCGCAGCTCGGGGCCCGACCCTTGCGTCGCTCCATCCAGCGGATGCTCGAGGACCCGCTCTCCGAGAAGATGCTGTTCGGCGAGTTCCCGGCGGGTTCCACGGTGCTGGTCGACGTCGACCCCGAGGATCTGGGGCGGCTCGCTTTCACGTCGGTGGACTCGACCATCGAGTCTCCCGTCTCCCACTGACCGCCCCGGTCGTCGCGTTTCAAGGGTGGTTCTCGCGGTTCGGGGCGGTGGTCTGTCGTCCCCGTTACACTCCGTTTATGCCTACCTGGGCGAACAACTCGGACCTATGCATAGGAGTCAGACAACCATGTTGAGAAAACGCTTTGCTTTCGCCGCGCTCATCGTGGCCTTCGCCCTCGTGGCGGCGGCCTGCGGTGACAGCGGCGGCGATGGCACGACTACCACAGGAGCCGGCAACGGCGTTGTCGTACCCGACTTCTGTCCCGAGATTCTCGGAGCTGCTGAGGCAGACGCCGACGGATCGGGCGTCAACGTCGGCCTGACGTACGACCTGCTCGGCCGTGGTGACCAGTCGTTCAACGATGCCGCCGCGTGTGGCGCCGACTGGGCGCGGTTTTACCTCGGCGTCTCCGTCTCGGAGATCACGCCGACCGATGCGGCCGCCCGAGCCACCGACCTGCAGCTGCAGGCGGAGAACTCGTCGATCGTCATCGGCAACGGCTTCTCGTTTGATGTCGCGTTCCCGGACGTATGTGTCAACAACCCGGAGGTGGACTTCGCCATCACCGACACCGGCCTGCTCGACTTCTCGCAGGACCCGCCTGTGCCTTACTGCGACAACGGTCGCGGCATGGTGTTCGCCGAGCACGAGGGATCGTTCCTCGTCGGTGTGGCCGCAGCCCTCAAGACCGAGACCGGCACGGTCGGCTTCATCGGTGGTGTGAGCGGCATCGGTCTCATCGAGAAGTTCCAGGCCGGCTTCATCGCCGGTGTCCACGCGGTGGATCCGACGATCGAGGTCGTCTCTTCGTACATCAGCGAGTTCCCCGACTTCGCCGGCTTCGAGTCTCCGGACCGTGGCCGTGAGATCGCCCTCGCCATGTACGGCGAAGGTGCGGACATCGTGTATGCCGCCGCCGGTCTGTCCGGCTCCGGCATGTTCGCTGCCGCCAAGGAGTACACCGAGGCCAACGGTTCGAAGGTGTGGGGTATCGGAGTCGACTCCGACCAGTACAACACTGTCGATCCCGACCAGCGGGAGTACGTCCTGACCTCGATGCTCAAGCGGGTGGACGTGGCGGTGTTCTACGCCATCTACGACCACTTGACGGGCAACTTCACCGGGGGTCCGACCGAGTACAACCTCGCGGCCGACGGCGTTGGATACGCCACCAGCGGTGGATTCGTCGATGACATCGTCGACCAGTTGGAGGACTTCAAGGCTCGCATCGTGTCGGGTGAGATCGTCGTTCCGACGGCACCGTAGGACGTCGGTTCGGATGAGAGATCACCCGAACCGTTAGAAGGCGAGGCAGGGCGGGACCGGGCTAATCTCGGTCCCGCTCTGCGCGTCCAAGATCGATTCGACGGGAGGCACACCGGTGTCGTACGCCATCGAGATGGAAGGGGTCACCAAGACCTTTCCCGGTGTCGTGGCCAACGATCGTGTCTCAATGAAGGTCGAACAGGGCGAGATCCATGCCATCTGCGGCGAGAACGGCGCTGGCAAGTCGACCCTGATGAAGATCCTCTACGGGATGCTCCAGCCGGACTCAGGCAGGATCCTGGTCGACGGCGAAGAGGTGCACTTCCGTTCCCCGAGCGACGCCATCGCCAAGGGCATCGGCATGGTCCACCAGCATTTCATGCTCGCCGATCAGCTCACGGTGCTCGAGAACGTCATCCTCGGTAGCGAACCGACCAGGTCGCTGGGGCGCATCGACTTTCGGGCCGCAGGCCAGCACTTCGTCGATGTCAGCCTCTCTTACGGGCTGAGCGTCGACCCCGATGAGCTCGTCGAGACTCTGGAGGTGGGGGAGCGGCAGCGCGTCGAGATCATCAAAGTGCTGTTCCGGGGAGCCCGGATCCTCATTCTCGACGAACCGACCTCGGTGTTGGTGCCCCACGAGGTGGAAGAGCTGTTTCGCAACATGCGCGATCTGAAGGAAGCAGGCTCGACGATCATCTTCATCGATCACAAGCTCGAGGAGGTGCTCGAAATCGCCGACTCGATCACCGTGCTGCGCCAGGGCAAGACGGTGGCGACGGTCAAGCCCTCCGATGTCACCGCCTCGGACCTGGCGGAACTCATGGTCGGTTCCGAATTGCCGACGCCGGCGACGACGACCTCGACCGTGACCGACATTGTCGCCCTGTCGGTGAGGGGGGTAACCGTGCTCGACGAAGACGAGCGGGCGGTGGTGCGGGACGTCTCCTTCGACGTGCGCCGGGGAGAGATCTTCGGGATCGCCGGGGTGGAGGGCAACGGACAGACCGAACTCATCGATGCCCTGGTCGGCACGCGGGTCCTGGCGTCGGGAACCATCGAGTTCAACGGTGCCGATGCGACCCTGTGGAACGTACGCCGCCGCCGGGAGCACGGGTTGGCGTACATCCCACAGGATCGTCACCGCGAGGGTCTGCTGCTCCACTCGCCGCTGTGGGAGAACGCCGCCTTGGGTCATCAGACGCTGCCGCCGTTCTCCCGAGGTATCTGGTTCGACCGCAAGGGGGCGCGGGGCCGCACCGACGAGATCGTGGCGACCTTCGACGTACGGACGCCGAGCATCGAGGTGGCGGCGCATGCGCTATCCGGGGGCAACCAGCAAAAGATGATCGTCGGGCGGGAGATGGTGTCCGACCCCAAGGTACTCATCGCCGCCCATCCGACCCGGGGTATCGACGTGGGCGCCCAGGCGGATGTGTGGCGGGAGTTGCGGCGGGCGCGTGCTGAAGGCATGGCCACGGTGCTCGTCTCGGCCGACCTCGAGGAGTTGATCGGCCTCTCGGACACGCTCGTCGTCATGCTTCGCGGGCAGATCGTCGCCACGCTCGACCCGGAGACGGTGACGCCGCGCGACCTCGGTTCGTACATGACCGGCGCCGCCCTCGGGGACGCGGTGGCATGACCGACAAGCCCCGGGTCTCCGATCCCGACGAGACCCCGCGGATTCCCAAGCAGCGCCACGTGGTCGGTGCCGGCCGTCGTGCGGTGCTCGCCCTGTCAGCCCCGGTGATCGCCATCGTGTTCGCCCTGGCGCTCTCCTCGGTGGTCCTCCTCGTATCCGGCAGTAGTCCGCTCGCGGCCTACGCCGACATGATCCGCGCCGGTACCCGACTGGAGAGCATCGTCGACATGCTCAACCGGGCGACACCCCTGTACCTGTCCGGCATCGCAGCGGCCATCGGCTTCAGGATGAACCTGTTCAACATCGGGGTGGAGGGGCAGTACACGCTGGCCGCCTTCTTTGCCGCGGTCGTCGGCGCTCACATCGTCCTGCCGGCCTTCTTCCACATCACCGTGATTGTCCTGGTGGCGATGATCGTCGGCGCCCTGTGGTCCGGCCTCGCCGGATGGCTCAAGGTGGCGCGCGGGGTCAACGAGGTGATCGGGACGATCATGCTCAACTTCATCGCCATCGGCGGGGCCGTGGCCTGGCTCGCCGTCCAGTGGCGCGAGGGCCCGCTGACGCCGAACTCAGGCACCAAGTTCATCCCCGAGTCGGGCCGACTGCCAGACATCAACGCGGTGCTCGAGATCTTCACCCGGGAGATCACCGGTGGCCGTCACCTGTCGGCGGTGCTCCTGCTGGCGATCATCGGCGGCATCGTGTTCCACGTCTTCGTCAACCGCACCCGGTTGGGCTTCGACCTGCGGGCCACCGGCTACAACTTTCACGCGGCGCGCGCCGGCGGCGTGTCGGCCAACCGGATGGTCATCGTGGCGATGGTGTATTCGGGTGCGATGGCCGGTCTCGTCGGTATGGTCGACGTGCTGAGCCGCAACCATCGGTTCGACGCCGAATTCTTTTCCGGCCTCGGCTTCGCCGGGATCGCCGTTGCTCTCCTCGGGCGCAACCATGCGGTCGGTCTCGCCATCGGCGCCATGCTCTTCGCCTTCATGGACGTCTCGTCCCCGATCCTCCAGATCACCGGATCGGCGACCCGCGAGATCGTGGTCATCATGCAGGGGATCATCCTGTTGGCCGCAGTCGTCGCCTACGAGTCGGTGCGGCGTTACCGGGAGCGCGACGAAGTCCGCCGCGCCGCTGCCGCCCTGGCCCACGGGGATGACGGGATATGACCTGGGCGCGCCAGTTCGGTCGGCTTCCTGCCTGGGCCCGCTACGGCATCGCCGCCGCCGTTGGCATGTTGGTACTCACCGTCGTGCAGTCACTCGAACCGGGGGGCCTCGATCGGCTGACGTCGCAGAACGCATCCGGAGCCATGCTGCGCTGGGGCATGCCGATCCTCCTCGCCGGTCTCGGCGGCCTCTACTCGGAACGGGCCGGAGTGGTCAACATCGGGCTCGACGGCATGATGATCCTCGGTACGTGGTTCGGTGCGTGGGGTGTCCTCCAAGGTGGACCGTGGATGGGTCTGGTCTACGGTCTCGCTGGCGGCGCCCTCGGTGGCCTGGTTCACGCCGTGGCCACGGTCACCTTCAAAGTGGATCACATCGTGTCCGGGGTTGCCATCAACATCCTCGCCCCGGGTGTGGTCCGCTATCTGTCGTCCGAGTTGTTCACCGAGTACGCCGGCGGTTCCATCACACAGTCGCCGTCGATCACCGGCCTGGGCAACATCACCCTTCCGTTCCTGGCGGGCGGCAACATCTTCGGCTGGAAGTCGCCGGACATTCTCGGTGTTGTCGACCGATGGGACGCCTTCTTCATCTCCGACGTGGCCGGGTTCTTGCGGGGCTTCGTCGCCAACGTCAACATCTTCTCGCTGATCGCTCTCGCTGTGGTCCCGGCTTCCGCCTGGTTGATCTGGCGGACCAGATTCGGGCTGCGCCTGCGGATCGCCGGTGAACATCCGACGGCCGGCGAATCGCTGGGCATCAACATCTACTGGCAGAAGTACAAGGGCGTCATCATCAGCGGTGCCCTGTCCGGGCTGGGCGGGGCGTTCATCGCCATGGAGCTCACCGGCTTCTACCGGGAGGGTCAGGTGCAGGGCCGCGGGTTCATCGGTCTCGCCGCCCTCATCTTCGGGAACTGGCGGCCCGGGGGGATCCTGGTGGCGGCGTTCGTGTTCGGTTACCCCTTCGGGACCGCCCTGCGCGATCTCGACGGGCGGTCCACCCACGCCCTGATGCTGCTCATCGTGGTGGGGCTGGCGGTGATGCTCGTGGTGTCGATCAGGCGGGCCAAGCCGTTCGACGCGGTCCTCGCCGGTGTGCTCGCGGCCACCTTCCTCGTCTGGTATCTGCTCACCGACAGCGCCCCCTCCTTCCTCCCCAATGCCCTGCCGTTCGCCACCGTGCTCCTGGTGCTCATCTTCGCCGGGCAGCGATTGCGCATGCCCGCAGCGGACGGGAAACGGTATGAGAAGGGGCAGGAGCTTTAAGAGCGGGCCTTCGGCCCGCGGGTACTTGGTACTTGGTAGTTGGCACATCAGCGGATAGGTGTCGACTGGAAACTCTCTCCCCCCGGAAGGGGGGAGTCCCGCAGGGAGCGGAGCGACCGGAGGGGAGGGGGGAGGGCGAACGCTACGTGGGCCTCGCGACGCGTCTGGCCTCCCCCTCCGTCATCGGCCTTCGGCCGCTGCCACCTCCCCCTGCGGGGGAGGAGAGTCAAAACGGGCTGGACCCTCTCCGCGCGCTGTCCAAGTACTAAGTACCAAGTACTAAGTACCGGCTTTGCCTCACGGTGTCGGAACGGGCCGTCCGAAGAAGCTGACGCTCTGCAGAGCCAGCTCGGTGAACGGCTCCTGCCCTTCACAGCTCGACCCCGGATGGGCGCTGGTGATGGTCATCACCACCCGGCTGGTGTTGAGGCTGTTGAGGTCGATGCGCTGGATCTCACGGGTGTCGAGGAGGTTGGCGATCTGGAGCTGGGGCCGGTCGTTGATCTCGATCTCGACGGCCCTGATCCGGGCGTTGCGCAGGAACCGGCACTCGTCTTGGAGATTCTCGATCCACATCTGGGTGATCTGCACCGCTGGCTGGAAGTAGAAGGTGACCTCGGTGTTGATCCCGCCGTCGACGGCATTCCATGACGTCTCGCCGTTGCCGTCTATGAGCGCTGCACACGGATACGAGGGAAGCTCAGAGTCGCACTCGACCCGGATCGGGGTGAGCTGCACCTGCTCGGTGGCCACCGTGGTTTCGGTCGTCACGGTGGTGGTGGTCTCCTCCGGGGACCCGCCGACTACGTTGAAGACGAGGGCGAGCAGGGCGACGGCGAGGACCACGCCGGCGAGCACGATCAGCGCCCGCGCTCCAGCGGTGGTGCGGAGCATCGGCTGCGGGGCCACCGGCATCTGGCTGCGGGTGAGGCGTGCCCCGCACTCGTCGCAATGCCGGTTGCCGGAGTGATTCACCGTCCCGCACGAAGGACACAGGATGGCCGAGTGTCCCGCCGTCGTGATCGACAGTGGTGCGTCGTCGGCACTTACGGGCACGGTGCGCGGCTGTCGTGGCTGTGGCGCGTCCTCCTGATCGGGCTCTCCTTCGAGATCGAAGGGCTCGAAGAGATCGTCGAAGGGGTCGATGGGTCGGTCGTCCATTCCTCTGCCCGATCTGACAGTGCGCGGGCTCGGCCATTCTGCCATGGGCCGGGAGCCACGCATCGTCTCCTCGGTCCGAACCCTGCCAGGAGGGGCCGGGGCAGCCCGCCGGACCTGTCATGGTCGGCCGGTAGGGTCCTTCCTACATGCGCTACCGGTGCACCGAATGCGGCTTCGAGACGCCCAAGTGGATGGGCTTCTGTCCCCAGTGTCGGTCGGACGGTGAGCTGGTCGGGGTCCCCGATCCGAAGCGAGGTCGGAGCAAACCGGCCTCCGCCGGCACGGTGGTCCCGGTCTCAGAAGTCGCCACCTCGGCCGCCGAGCGACGCTCCACCGGCCTGTCGGAGGTGGACCGCGTCCTCGGGGGCGGGCTGGTGCGTGGTGCGGCGATCCTGCTCGGTGGGGAACCGGGAGTGGGGAAGTCCACGCTCCTGCTTCAGATCGCTGGAGGTCTCGCCGCCGGCGGCGCGGGAGTCCTGGTGGCGTCTTCCGAAGAGTCGCTCGATCAGCTGGCGCTCCGGGCCGGTCGACTCGGTATCGACGTCGGATCCGTGCTCGTCACCTCCGAGCGTGATGTCGATGCCATCGTCGCCGCAGGGGACGAGCGACGACCCGAGTTGCTCATCGTCGATTCCATTCAGACGATCGCCGCCAAGGAGGTGAGCGGAGCACCGGGAGGCGTCGCTCAAGTCAGGGAGGCTGCGGCGCGACTGGTTCACTTCGCCAAGGAGTCGGGCGTGGCGGTGGTGATCGTCGGCCACGTCACCAAGGATGGGAGCATCGCCGGACCGAAGCTGTTGGAGCACACCGTGGACGTGGTCCTGTATCTCGAGGGCGACGTCGACCGCGGCCTGCGCGTGCTGCGCAGCCTCAAGAACCGGTTCGGGCCGGCCAACCAGGTGGGACTGTTCGAGATGGCGAGCGCGGGCCTCATCGAGGTCACCGACCCTGCGGGCGTGCTGCTCAGCGGAGATGCGGGGGCCGCCGCCGGCAGCGTTGTCTTTCCGGCGATGGATGGGCGGCGGCCGCTGCTCGTCGAGGTACAGGCGCTGGTCGCGGGGTCGTCCCTGACTCAGCCGCGCCGCTCGGTCAAGGGACTGGAGGCTGCTCGGCTCCATCAGATCATTGCGGTGCTCGAGCGCCACGGGCGGCTGTCGTTCGCCGGTTCGGACGTGTACGTGAGCGTCGTCGGGGGCCTCAGGCTCCGCGATCCGGGCGCAGACCTGGCCATGGCGTTGGCGCTCGCATCATCCTTGCTCGACCGTCCGCTGGGCCCTGTCGCCGCCTGGGGGGAGGTCGGCCTCACCGGCGAGGTACGGGCGGTACCCCATGCAGACGTGCGCGCTGCCGAGGCGAAGCGACTGGGCATCGAGCGCATCCATGGTCCCAACGGCAAGGGCCGGGCCCGGCTCGCCGACGTCCTCGCTGATGCGGGAGTAGCGAGTAGCGAGTAGCGAGGGCGGGATACGACGCTCGGTTGACGGTTGACGGTTGACGGTTGACGGTTGACGGTTGACGGTTGGCTCTCTCGGCCTGTCCCATAACGGGTGTCCCGACTACCCTCGCCCTTTCCAA
Above is a window of Acidimicrobiia bacterium DNA encoding:
- a CDS encoding ABC transporter permease, with protein sequence MTWARQFGRLPAWARYGIAAAVGMLVLTVVQSLEPGGLDRLTSQNASGAMLRWGMPILLAGLGGLYSERAGVVNIGLDGMMILGTWFGAWGVLQGGPWMGLVYGLAGGALGGLVHAVATVTFKVDHIVSGVAINILAPGVVRYLSSELFTEYAGGSITQSPSITGLGNITLPFLAGGNIFGWKSPDILGVVDRWDAFFISDVAGFLRGFVANVNIFSLIALAVVPASAWLIWRTRFGLRLRIAGEHPTAGESLGINIYWQKYKGVIISGALSGLGGAFIAMELTGFYREGQVQGRGFIGLAALIFGNWRPGGILVAAFVFGYPFGTALRDLDGRSTHALMLLIVVGLAVMLVVSIRRAKPFDAVLAGVLAATFLVWYLLTDSAPSFLPNALPFATVLLVLIFAGQRLRMPAADGKRYEKGQEL
- a CDS encoding ABC transporter ATP-binding protein; translation: MEGVTKTFPGVVANDRVSMKVEQGEIHAICGENGAGKSTLMKILYGMLQPDSGRILVDGEEVHFRSPSDAIAKGIGMVHQHFMLADQLTVLENVILGSEPTRSLGRIDFRAAGQHFVDVSLSYGLSVDPDELVETLEVGERQRVEIIKVLFRGARILILDEPTSVLVPHEVEELFRNMRDLKEAGSTIIFIDHKLEEVLEIADSITVLRQGKTVATVKPSDVTASDLAELMVGSELPTPATTTSTVTDIVALSVRGVTVLDEDERAVVRDVSFDVRRGEIFGIAGVEGNGQTELIDALVGTRVLASGTIEFNGADATLWNVRRRREHGLAYIPQDRHREGLLLHSPLWENAALGHQTLPPFSRGIWFDRKGARGRTDEIVATFDVRTPSIEVAAHALSGGNQQKMIVGREMVSDPKVLIAAHPTRGIDVGAQADVWRELRRARAEGMATVLVSADLEELIGLSDTLVVMLRGQIVATLDPETVTPRDLGSYMTGAALGDAVA
- a CDS encoding ABC transporter permease is translated as MTDKPRVSDPDETPRIPKQRHVVGAGRRAVLALSAPVIAIVFALALSSVVLLVSGSSPLAAYADMIRAGTRLESIVDMLNRATPLYLSGIAAAIGFRMNLFNIGVEGQYTLAAFFAAVVGAHIVLPAFFHITVIVLVAMIVGALWSGLAGWLKVARGVNEVIGTIMLNFIAIGGAVAWLAVQWREGPLTPNSGTKFIPESGRLPDINAVLEIFTREITGGRHLSAVLLLAIIGGIVFHVFVNRTRLGFDLRATGYNFHAARAGGVSANRMVIVAMVYSGAMAGLVGMVDVLSRNHRFDAEFFSGLGFAGIAVALLGRNHAVGLAIGAMLFAFMDVSSPILQITGSATREIVVIMQGIILLAAVVAYESVRRYRERDEVRRAAAALAHGDDGI
- the radA gene encoding DNA repair protein RadA, with translation MRYRCTECGFETPKWMGFCPQCRSDGELVGVPDPKRGRSKPASAGTVVPVSEVATSAAERRSTGLSEVDRVLGGGLVRGAAILLGGEPGVGKSTLLLQIAGGLAAGGAGVLVASSEESLDQLALRAGRLGIDVGSVLVTSERDVDAIVAAGDERRPELLIVDSIQTIAAKEVSGAPGGVAQVREAAARLVHFAKESGVAVVIVGHVTKDGSIAGPKLLEHTVDVVLYLEGDVDRGLRVLRSLKNRFGPANQVGLFEMASAGLIEVTDPAGVLLSGDAGAAAGSVVFPAMDGRRPLLVEVQALVAGSSLTQPRRSVKGLEAARLHQIIAVLERHGRLSFAGSDVYVSVVGGLRLRDPGADLAMALALASSLLDRPLGPVAAWGEVGLTGEVRAVPHADVRAAEAKRLGIERIHGPNGKGRARLADVLADAGVASSE